A single region of the Dryobates pubescens isolate bDryPub1 chromosome 11, bDryPub1.pri, whole genome shotgun sequence genome encodes:
- the LRRC8B gene encoding volume-regulated anion channel subunit LRRC8B, whose product MITLTELKYLADAQSSYHILKPWWDVFWYYLTMIMLLVAVLAGALQLTQTRVLCCLPCKLEFDNHCAVPWDLVKANLNMSASSPAQIIIPLKIQNDLHRQQYSYIDAVCYERQLHWFAKFFPYLVLLHTFIFAACSNFWLYYPSTSSRLEHFVAILQKCFDSPWTTRALSETVAEQSVRKLPIAKSKASPGSSVDIGASRQSLPYSQPGLETTGRENSSSVLDKKEGEQAKAIFEKVKKFRVHVEEKDVIYRVYMKQIIVKVIVFVMIITYVPYYLSFITLEIDCVVNVQAFTGYKRYQCVYSLAEIFKVLASFYVVLVIFYGLTCTYSLWWMLRSSLKQYSFEKLREKSNYSDIPDVKNDFAFILHLADQYDPLYSQRFSIFLSDLSENKLKQINLNNEWSVEKLKNKLVRNSQDKIELHLFMLNGLPDSVFELTEIEVLSLELIPEAKLPSTVTQLVNLKELNVYHSSLTMDYPAVSFLEENLKTLRLKSSEMGRIPFWVFHLKNLQELCLTGYFMLDHHNSIYSESFQGLKNLRSIHLKNNLSRIPQVVTDLLPSLQHLSINNEGNKLIVLNNLKKLVNLRTLELICCDLERIPHSIFTLNNLHEIDLKENNLRTVEEIISFQHLKNLSCLKLWHNSISYIPVQIGALSNLEQLYLNYNNIKNVPLQLFLCRKLHYLDLSYNKLTSIPEEIGYLTNLQYLALTKNHIETLPDGLFQCKKLQFLLLGNNSLMNLSPGVGQLLNLVQLELIGNYLESLPAELEECQFLKRNSLIVEERLLKTLPPRVRERLQTCSDKC is encoded by the exons ATGATCACGCTAACAGAACTCAAATACTTAGCAGATGCCCAGTCATCCTACCACATACTAAAACCATGGTGGGATGTCTTCTGGTATTACCTCACCATGATAATGCTGCTAGTTGCTGTGCTCGCTGGGGCTCTCCAGCTTACTCAAACCAGAGTTTTGTGTTGTCTTCCTTGCAAGCTAGAATTTGACAATCATTGTGCCGTGCCTTGGGATTTAGTTAAAGCCAACCTTAACATGTCTGCTAGCTCTCCAGCACAGATAATCATCCCGCTTAAAATCCAGAACGATCTCCACCGGCAGCAGTATTCCTATATCGATGCAGTATGTTATGAGAGACAGCTTCACTGGTTTGCCAAATTTTTTCCATACCTAGTGCTTCTGCATACCTTCATTTTTGCAGCTTGCAGTAATTTCTGGCTGTACTATCCGAGTACAAGTTCCAGACTTGAGCACTTTGTAGCCATTCTGCAGAAGTGTTTCGATTCTCCATGGACAACACGTGCCCTCTCAGAAACAGTTGCTGAGCAGTCTGTGAGGAAGTTGCCAATAGCCAAATCAAAAGCATCACCTGGGAGTTCAGTAGATATAGGGGCCAGCAGACAGTCCCTGCCATATTCACAGCCTGGCTTGGAAACAACTGGAAGAGAAAATTCCTCAAGTGTTCTTgacaaaaaagaaggggaacAAGCTAAAGCTATATTTGAAAAAGTGAAGAAATTCAGAGTACACGTTGAAGAGAAGGATGTCATATATAGAGTGTATATGAAACAGATCATAGTGAAAGTCATTGTATTTGTAATGATAATAACTTATGTTCCCTACTATTTATCATTTATTACACTTGAAATTGATTGTGTAGTCAATGTTCAAGCCTTTACAGGCTATAAAAGGTACCAGTGTGTTTATTCACTAGCAGAAATTTTCAAAGTTTTGGCTTCATTTTATGTTGTTTTAGTGATCTTCTATGGCTTAACTTGCACTTACAGTTTGTggtggatgttaagaagttcacTTAAGCAATATTCTTTTGAGAAATtgagagagaaaagtaattacAGTGATATACCTGATGTAAAGAATGACTTTGCGTTTATTCTCCATTTGGCAGATCAGTATGATCCTCTTTATTCCCAACGATTCTCAATATTCCTGTCTGACTTGAGtgaaaacaaactgaaacagaTAAATCTTAACAATGAATGGTCAGTggaaaaactgaaaaataaactaGTAAGAAATTCCCAAGACAAGATTGAACTTCACCTTTTCATGTTAAATGGTCTTCCAGACAGTGTCTTCGAACTGACAGAAATAGAAGTCCTAAGCCTGGAACTTATTCCTGAAGCCAAACTTCCTTCAACTGTGACCCAGCTGGTCAATCTCAAAGAACTCAATGTTTATCATTCCTCACTAACTATGGATTATCCAGCAGTCAGCTTTCTAGAAGAAAATCTGAAAACATTGCGCCTGAAGTCCAGCGAGATGGGAAGAATTCCCTTTTGGGTATTTCATCTAAAAAACCTACAAGAATTGTGCTTAACAGGATATTTTATGCTAGATCATCACAACTCCATATACAGTGAAAGCTTTCAGGGGCTAAAAAATTTGAGATCAATTCACTTGAAAAACAACCTTTCCCGTATACCTCAAGTGGTTACAGATCTTCTGCCCTCTTTGCAACACTTGTCTATCAACAACGAGGGAAATAAACTGATTGTGCTGAACAATCTGAAGAAGCTGGTAAACCTGAGAACCTTGGAATTAATCTGCTGTGATTTAGAGCGCATTCCCCATTCAATTTTTACCCTAAACAATTTGCATGAAATTgacttaaaagaaaataatctcaGAACAGTGGAAGAAATAATTAGCTTTCAACATCTTAAGAATCTTTCTTGCTTAAAACTGTGGCACAATAGTATTTCATATATCCCTGTGCAGATCGGTGCATTATCAAACCTGGAACAGTTGTATCTAAATTATAATAATATTAAGAATGTTCCATTGCAGCTATTTCTTTGTAGAAAATTACACTATTTGGATCTTAGCTATAATAAGCTAACCTCCATCCCTGAAGAAATCGGCTATCTGACCAATCTGCAGTATTTGGCTTTGACAAAAAACCAC attGAAACGCTGCCTGATGGATTATTTCAGTGCAAAAAGCTGCAATTTCTTCTTCTGGGAAACAACAGTTTGATGAATTTGTCCCCTGGTGTGGGTCAGCTACTGAATCTTGTTCAGTTAGAGCTCATTGGAAACTATCTTGAATCACTTCCTGCTGAACTGGAAGAAT